Proteins encoded within one genomic window of Polaribacter sp. NJDZ03:
- a CDS encoding sugar phosphate isomerase/epimerase, with amino-acid sequence MLHSKIVHFLLLSIFISQSLFVNAQDKSENQLQELSKYMGTWYGAENINDDNLSENPKVKMTVKPTIGFTNGLQVEVFESKKNEWKTTLVELISYDVVTDKIIAKGINDKNECFIGKGAFYENNLWIMKDENLNGEHISTVKFNFLSSSEVVLKGTDSAGKELWKIKYIKKNPKDKNIGIQLVSVKDLMDKNPENTLKQLGRMGYSYIETFVYKEGKFYGYSPKEFRDIVEKNGMRFLGSMTFYNPIDKSEKEIEKWWNKTILDHKNAGVAYLSTSNNNLKNIKSLSELKVYTDYYNLVGKLCEKAGLKFLFHNHKDEFLEVEGKIIYEYFLENTNPKYVSFQSDLYWMDVAGVNPVDYFEKYPKRFISWHVKDYKELGQSGKIDFNKIFLSAEKAGLKYVIGEVEDYAYPAITSVGLAWEYLYYELLK; translated from the coding sequence ATGTTACATTCTAAAATAGTACATTTTCTTCTTTTAAGCATTTTTATTTCTCAAAGCCTCTTTGTAAATGCACAGGATAAATCAGAAAATCAGTTACAAGAATTATCAAAATATATGGGTACTTGGTATGGTGCAGAAAATATTAATGATGATAATTTAAGTGAAAACCCTAAGGTTAAAATGACTGTAAAACCTACAATTGGTTTTACAAATGGTTTACAAGTAGAAGTTTTTGAAAGTAAAAAAAATGAATGGAAAACTACTTTGGTAGAACTCATTTCTTATGATGTTGTAACTGATAAAATTATAGCAAAAGGTATTAATGATAAAAACGAATGCTTTATAGGCAAAGGAGCTTTTTATGAAAATAACCTTTGGATTATGAAAGATGAGAATTTAAATGGAGAACATATTTCTACCGTAAAATTTAATTTTTTAAGTAGTTCAGAAGTAGTTTTAAAGGGAACAGACTCTGCAGGTAAAGAACTTTGGAAGATAAAATATATCAAGAAAAATCCAAAAGATAAAAATATTGGTATTCAGTTGGTTTCAGTAAAGGATTTAATGGATAAAAACCCAGAAAATACGCTGAAACAATTAGGGAGAATGGGGTATAGTTATATAGAGACCTTTGTGTATAAAGAAGGTAAATTTTATGGTTACTCTCCAAAAGAATTTAGAGATATAGTAGAAAAAAATGGCATGCGTTTTTTAGGTTCTATGACTTTTTATAATCCAATTGATAAAAGTGAAAAAGAAATAGAGAAGTGGTGGAATAAAACAATCTTAGATCATAAAAATGCAGGTGTCGCTTATTTATCAACTTCAAATAACAATCTAAAAAACATCAAATCTTTATCAGAGTTAAAGGTATATACTGATTATTATAATTTAGTAGGGAAGCTTTGTGAAAAAGCAGGCTTAAAATTTCTATTTCACAATCATAAAGACGAGTTTTTAGAGGTAGAAGGAAAAATAATTTATGAGTACTTTTTAGAGAATACCAATCCAAAATATGTAAGTTTTCAATCTGATTTGTATTGGATGGATGTTGCAGGTGTTAATCCTGTAGATTATTTTGAAAAATATCCAAAACGATTTATAAGTTGGCATGTAAAAGATTATAAAGAATTAGGGCAAAGTGGTAAAATAGACTTTAATAAGATTTTTTTATCAGCAGAAAAAGCAGGTTTAAAATATGTTATTGGAGAAGTAGAAGATTACGCTTATCCAGCCATTACAAGTGTTGGTTTAGCATGGGAATATCTGTATTATGAATTATTAAAATAA
- a CDS encoding MFS transporter: MTTISHKLSVKEKVGYALGDLAANLVFQTLVTYLSYFYTDIYGLKPEDAALVTLTVGLIAAFGFNPIVGALADRTNTKMGKFRPWILWTAIPLGVTALLAFTTPDFEYQGKVIYAVITYSLLLLLYSANNLPYSALSGVITGDMKERNSLSAYRFVGVLGAQFFVQVFMYDLILKAGNGDKAAGMETVMTYLAIIGTIMLLITFFTTKERVVPKPEQQSSLKEDLSDLFKNKPWVIMLVLTTLIFVTLAMKGGSYVYYFENFVNEEKLRLFLDPYRSILPTFENETSFGLGVFNGIGILVGLIGIILSKRLADKYGKRNVFAISLFISTLFIIAFYFYQPESIELIFITQILHMFFYGIGTPILWTMIADVADFSEWKTNRRATAIIFSAMMVGLKGGISIGSALVSSILGAYGYDSHLEVQSETVIHGTKLLISLYAAVPFLIGVGLLYFYEIDKKMELKIEKELKERRAI, translated from the coding sequence ATGACAACTATTTCACACAAATTATCTGTAAAAGAAAAAGTAGGTTATGCTCTTGGAGATTTAGCAGCCAATTTAGTTTTTCAAACTTTAGTAACCTATCTATCTTATTTTTATACAGATATTTATGGTCTAAAGCCAGAAGATGCCGCATTAGTAACCTTAACGGTTGGTCTTATAGCTGCGTTTGGTTTTAATCCTATAGTGGGGGCTTTGGCAGACAGAACAAACACTAAAATGGGTAAATTTAGACCATGGATTTTATGGACTGCAATACCCTTAGGAGTAACGGCATTATTAGCTTTTACTACGCCAGATTTTGAGTATCAAGGAAAGGTTATTTATGCTGTAATTACCTATTCTTTACTGTTATTGCTATACTCCGCAAATAATTTACCGTACTCTGCTTTAAGTGGGGTTATTACAGGAGATATGAAAGAGCGTAATAGCTTATCTGCATATCGATTTGTAGGTGTTTTAGGAGCACAATTTTTTGTACAAGTTTTTATGTACGATTTAATTTTAAAAGCAGGTAATGGAGATAAAGCTGCAGGTATGGAAACCGTAATGACCTATTTGGCAATTATAGGAACCATAATGTTATTGATTACGTTTTTTACAACAAAAGAAAGAGTAGTACCTAAGCCAGAACAACAATCTAGTTTAAAAGAAGATTTATCTGATTTGTTTAAAAACAAACCTTGGGTAATTATGTTGGTACTTACCACTCTAATCTTTGTTACGTTAGCAATGAAAGGTGGATCTTATGTTTATTATTTTGAAAACTTTGTTAATGAAGAAAAATTAAGACTGTTTTTAGATCCGTATAGATCAATTTTACCCACTTTTGAGAATGAAACCTCTTTTGGTTTAGGAGTCTTTAATGGAATTGGAATTTTAGTTGGGTTAATAGGAATCATTCTTTCTAAACGTTTGGCAGATAAATATGGAAAACGAAATGTTTTTGCTATTTCGCTTTTTATTTCAACCTTATTTATTATTGCTTTTTATTTTTATCAACCAGAATCTATAGAGCTTATATTTATTACTCAGATTTTACACATGTTTTTCTACGGAATTGGTACCCCAATTCTTTGGACGATGATTGCCGATGTAGCTGATTTTTCTGAGTGGAAAACAAACAGAAGAGCCACTGCTATTATTTTTTCTGCAATGATGGTTGGTTTAAAAGGAGGTATTAGTATTGGTAGTGCTTTAGTTTCATCAATTTTAGGAGCCTATGGATATGATTCTCATTTAGAAGTACAAAGTGAAACAGTTATTCATGGTACAAAATTATTAATTAGTTTGTATGCTGCAGTTCCATTTTTAATAGGTGTAGGTCTATTATATTTTTATGAAATTGATAAAAAAATGGAATTAAAAATTGAAAAAGAATTAAAAGAAAGAAGAGCAATTTAA
- a CDS encoding metallophosphoesterase — protein sequence MIKTIYITLLILFLTTLSNAQNKTTIIPMDADWKYLVTPAAPDNDAEGDTWKVNAFDDTTWPIGAAQLGYGNNGDGDQTTIGFGGDSSNKYRTTYFRKSFTATAANLADLTLHIDGYIDDGVVIYLNGAEIWRDNIASGAVDYATKTITDYEGGFSASLTNSLVLGTNVLSAELHQVSSSSSDLSFNLQLATSTDNTNLSDEVISTGSNWKYSDLGAAPDNDTEGDTWKQNTYNDASWASGNAQLGYGESDQATVISKIAKTAYFRKEFNLTKDQAAFTYVQMSALVDDGMVVYLNGNEVWRDNLPSGTIDYGTFARTDYENTQVDEVITSTLLEGKNTIAVEVHQLSLTSSDISFDFELKVSAQITAELKRAPYLQKGSSNAMTIKYRTSADTETIINYGTSLGSLNSIVSENTLKSDHEIEITGLLPDTKYYYEIAYSSGVFLAESSDLFFKTAPEVGSDQFVRAWILGDAGTGNQNQKNVRDRYYDYVKNAATKNPNQTDMMLFLGDNAYNDGLDVEYQRAFFDIYEAQLKNTVSWSTLGNHDGYSSNSNSQTGPYYDIFTFPTAAESGGIASGTEAYYSFDYANIHFIVLESYTLDEDATQIAWCKQDMQDTKQDWIVAVFHHPPYSKGSHDSDNESELINMRTKFLPILEDNGVDLVLNGHSHSYERSFFINKHYGNSDTFSTTINTVGVNGNLSGKADTSDGAYKKTNTQNPGAVYITTGSAGKISGGDLDHEAMYSSLNELGSCVLEIDSDGGSGQNLTIKFINDSGSVSDYFTINKTGVTLSTKVNKLEDNDVRIYPVPVNGILNIEVTLNQQLKTVNIYNIVGELVKTTTRDKINLSTLTKGTYVVQIITDKGDLTKSIVIE from the coding sequence ATGATTAAAACAATTTACATTACACTCTTGATACTGTTTTTAACAACCTTATCAAATGCTCAAAATAAAACAACCATAATTCCTATGGATGCAGATTGGAAATATCTTGTAACGCCAGCTGCACCAGATAATGATGCAGAAGGTGACACTTGGAAAGTAAATGCATTTGATGATACAACGTGGCCAATTGGAGCTGCTCAATTAGGGTATGGAAATAATGGAGATGGAGACCAAACGACTATCGGTTTTGGTGGAGATAGCTCTAATAAATACAGAACTACCTATTTTAGAAAAAGTTTTACAGCTACTGCAGCAAATTTAGCAGATCTTACATTACATATTGATGGCTATATAGACGACGGTGTTGTTATTTATCTAAATGGGGCTGAAATTTGGCGTGATAACATTGCTTCTGGTGCAGTGGATTATGCTACCAAAACTATTACAGATTATGAGGGTGGCTTTTCAGCTTCATTAACCAACTCTTTAGTTTTGGGAACGAATGTTTTATCTGCAGAATTACATCAAGTAAGTAGTAGCAGTTCTGATTTAAGTTTTAATTTGCAATTGGCAACCTCTACTGATAATACAAATCTGAGTGACGAAGTTATTTCTACAGGTTCTAATTGGAAATATTCTGATTTAGGCGCCGCACCTGACAATGATACAGAAGGAGATACCTGGAAACAAAATACCTATAACGATGCCTCTTGGGCTTCTGGTAATGCACAGCTTGGGTATGGTGAAAGTGATCAAGCTACTGTAATTAGCAAAATAGCAAAAACAGCCTACTTTAGAAAAGAGTTTAATTTAACAAAAGATCAAGCAGCTTTTACGTATGTACAAATGTCTGCATTGGTAGATGATGGAATGGTTGTATATCTAAATGGAAATGAAGTTTGGAGAGATAATCTGCCTTCAGGTACTATTGATTATGGAACTTTTGCAAGAACAGATTATGAAAACACACAAGTTGATGAGGTTATAACAAGTACTTTATTGGAAGGCAAAAATACTATAGCGGTAGAAGTACACCAACTTTCCTTAACAAGTTCAGATATTAGCTTCGATTTTGAATTAAAAGTTAGTGCACAAATTACAGCTGAATTAAAAAGAGCTCCTTATTTACAAAAAGGAAGTTCTAACGCTATGACTATAAAGTATAGAACGAGTGCAGATACAGAAACTATTATTAATTATGGAACTTCTTTAGGTTCATTAAACAGTATAGTATCTGAGAATACGTTAAAAAGTGACCATGAAATTGAAATAACAGGATTACTTCCTGATACAAAATACTATTACGAAATAGCCTACAGTTCAGGTGTTTTCTTAGCAGAGTCTAGTGATTTATTTTTTAAAACAGCCCCAGAAGTTGGTTCAGACCAATTTGTTAGAGCTTGGATTTTAGGTGATGCTGGTACAGGTAATCAAAACCAAAAAAATGTAAGAGATAGATACTATGATTACGTTAAAAACGCAGCTACTAAAAACCCTAATCAAACAGATATGATGTTGTTTTTAGGTGATAATGCTTATAATGATGGATTAGATGTAGAATATCAAAGAGCTTTTTTCGATATTTATGAAGCACAGTTAAAAAATACTGTTTCTTGGTCAACACTTGGTAATCACGATGGTTATTCTTCTAATTCAAATTCTCAAACAGGACCATATTATGATATTTTTACGTTTCCTACTGCTGCAGAATCTGGTGGAATTGCTTCTGGAACAGAGGCTTATTATTCTTTCGATTATGCAAATATCCATTTTATTGTATTAGAGTCTTATACTTTAGATGAAGACGCAACACAAATAGCTTGGTGTAAACAAGATATGCAAGATACCAAACAAGATTGGATTGTTGCAGTATTCCATCATCCACCTTATTCAAAAGGTTCTCATGATTCTGATAATGAGAGTGAATTAATAAATATGAGAACTAAATTTTTACCTATTTTAGAAGATAATGGAGTTGATTTAGTATTAAACGGTCATTCACATTCTTATGAAAGATCTTTTTTTATAAATAAACATTACGGAAATTCAGATACCTTTAGTACTACAATAAATACGGTTGGTGTAAATGGTAATTTATCAGGAAAAGCAGATACATCAGATGGTGCTTACAAGAAAACAAATACTCAAAACCCAGGGGCTGTTTATATTACCACAGGGTCAGCTGGTAAAATTTCTGGAGGAGATTTAGATCATGAGGCTATGTATTCTTCTTTAAATGAATTAGGGTCTTGTGTTTTAGAAATTGATAGCGATGGTGGATCCGGACAAAATTTAACAATTAAGTTTATAAATGATTCTGGTTCAGTATCAGATTATTTTACAATTAACAAAACCGGAGTAACACTTTCTACAAAAGTTAATAAATTAGAAGATAATGATGTTAGAATATATCCTGTTCCAGTAAATGGTATTTTAAATATAGAGGTTACTTTAAATCAGCAATTAAAGACTGTAAATATATATAATATAGTGGGGGAACTAGTGAAAACTACTACTCGTGATAAAATTAATTTGAGCACACTAACTAAAGGTACATACGTCGTTCAAATCATTACAGATAAAGGAGATTTAACTAAAAGTATTGTAATTGAATAA
- a CDS encoding ThuA domain-containing protein, whose amino-acid sequence MKYLLLTIFFFTMIKTNGQDQFSVLLFTQHDTWHYNSIPVAVEAFEEMAAENQFKFDWTQRPDDLIDKLPEYDVVIFMNANANFLTPKHMDALKVFMKRGGGFVGIHTTSDGEKDNAWFDGLVGAKFIDHPKLQAAIVKVENNDSPVTWHLPNKWLRSDEWYNFKNMNLEKLNILLTVDEASYDFTAGYDDIPLKGMGEKHPIAWCQEYDGGKSFYTALGHRPESFKDKNFLNHIFGGIYWVLKKN is encoded by the coding sequence ATGAAATACCTTTTATTAACTATATTTTTCTTTACAATGATTAAAACTAATGGGCAAGACCAGTTTAGTGTTTTGTTGTTTACGCAACATGATACTTGGCATTACAATAGCATACCAGTTGCTGTTGAGGCTTTTGAAGAAATGGCCGCAGAAAATCAGTTTAAGTTTGATTGGACACAAAGACCAGATGATCTTATTGATAAATTACCAGAATATGATGTAGTCATATTTATGAACGCCAATGCAAATTTTTTAACTCCAAAACATATGGATGCTTTAAAAGTATTTATGAAACGAGGAGGAGGTTTTGTAGGTATACACACAACATCAGATGGTGAAAAGGATAATGCCTGGTTTGATGGTCTTGTTGGAGCAAAATTTATAGATCACCCAAAATTACAAGCCGCAATAGTAAAAGTTGAGAATAATGATTCTCCGGTAACATGGCATCTACCAAATAAATGGCTTCGCAGTGATGAATGGTATAACTTTAAAAACATGAATTTAGAGAAACTAAATATTCTATTAACTGTTGATGAAGCTTCTTATGATTTTACTGCAGGTTATGATGACATTCCGTTAAAAGGTATGGGAGAGAAACACCCTATTGCATGGTGTCAAGAGTATGATGGTGGGAAATCTTTTTATACTGCTTTGGGACATAGACCAGAATCGTTTAAAGATAAAAATTTCTTAAATCACATTTTTGGAGGCATATACTGGGTTTTAAAAAAGAATTAA
- a CDS encoding endo-1,4-beta-xylanase — protein MFNKINTTLLLLSICLLSCKEAKKETVSETPQNKTSLKDSFKEDFLIGTALNTGQIKEVDAGQTALITNEFNAITPENDLKWEQIHPQKDTFNFEVSDAYVAFGNKNNMHVVGHTLLWHSQLAPWVHEITNKDTLVNSITKHINTIAGRYKGKIDSWDVVNEALNEDGSPRESMFYKIFGGESYIELAFKLAEEAAPDADLVYNDYNLWKPAKREGVIRVVKNLQAKGIKVDGVGMQAHWSLDGPSLEDIENSIIAYSDLGVKVMFTELDITVLPNPWELDGAAVEQSYERYENDPKMNPYPNGLTEDIELKIAKRYEDIFNLFLKHQDKISRVTFWGVNDGQSWLNNWPIKGRTNYPLLFGRDDKPKKVYNNVIALKNKAN, from the coding sequence ATGTTTAATAAAATTAATACAACTTTACTCTTACTCTCAATTTGCCTTTTAAGCTGTAAAGAAGCAAAAAAAGAAACTGTTAGTGAAACACCTCAAAACAAGACCTCTTTAAAAGATAGTTTTAAAGAAGACTTTTTAATAGGAACAGCACTTAATACAGGTCAAATTAAAGAAGTAGATGCAGGTCAAACAGCTTTAATAACTAATGAGTTTAATGCTATTACACCAGAGAACGATTTAAAATGGGAGCAAATTCATCCTCAAAAAGACACTTTTAATTTTGAAGTATCAGATGCTTATGTTGCTTTCGGGAATAAAAATAACATGCATGTTGTAGGGCATACCTTACTTTGGCATAGTCAATTGGCACCTTGGGTACATGAAATTACAAATAAAGATACTTTAGTAAATAGTATTACCAAACATATTAATACAATTGCAGGTAGATATAAAGGGAAAATTGATTCTTGGGATGTTGTTAATGAAGCTTTAAATGAAGATGGATCTCCAAGAGAGTCTATGTTTTATAAAATTTTTGGTGGAGAAAGCTATATAGAATTGGCTTTTAAACTTGCAGAAGAAGCAGCACCAGATGCAGATTTAGTTTACAATGATTATAACCTTTGGAAACCAGCAAAAAGAGAAGGAGTTATTAGAGTTGTAAAAAACTTACAAGCAAAAGGAATTAAAGTTGATGGTGTAGGTATGCAAGCACATTGGAGTTTAGATGGGCCATCTTTAGAAGATATTGAAAACAGTATTATTGCATATTCAGACTTGGGTGTAAAAGTAATGTTTACAGAGTTAGATATTACTGTACTACCAAATCCTTGGGAATTAGACGGAGCAGCTGTAGAGCAAAGCTATGAAAGATACGAGAATGACCCTAAAATGAATCCTTATCCAAATGGATTAACAGAAGACATTGAATTAAAAATAGCAAAACGTTATGAAGATATTTTTAATCTTTTCTTAAAACACCAAGATAAAATTAGTCGTGTAACTTTTTGGGGAGTTAATGATGGACAATCTTGGTTAAATAACTGGCCAATTAAAGGGAGAACAAATTATCCATTACTTTTTGGAAGAGATGATAAACCAAAAAAAGTATACAATAATGTAATTGCGCTTAAAAATAAGGCAAACTAA
- a CDS encoding IS1595 family transposase: protein MDNFEGQDILNFIKELPNDEACKAYLSKIKWQDGFKCSKCGHTKGCEKAGYNYHCYACHHVESATANTLFHKVKFGLQKAFCVAFEMSTNSKSTSSIQMGKRFSIRQGTAWYFMQKVRKAMKSSQKYPLETLIHVDEFTVGGKEEGKQGRSYDTKKKKAVIAVELTDNNKVKRVYIKSINDYSAKSLTPIFEEHISKSAKIITDKWRGYEPLKEVYNIEQIYSNNGANFKQLHVMIMQVKSWLRAIPTHVSKWHIQAYFDEFCFRINRSQFQKSIFHKTIERMVVAKPVYQNQIKQKLNV from the coding sequence ATGGATAATTTTGAAGGTCAAGATATACTAAACTTTATAAAAGAACTACCAAATGATGAAGCCTGTAAAGCTTATTTATCAAAAATAAAATGGCAGGATGGTTTTAAATGTAGTAAATGTGGACATACAAAAGGTTGTGAAAAAGCTGGATATAATTATCACTGTTATGCTTGCCATCATGTAGAAAGTGCTACTGCAAATACACTTTTTCATAAAGTTAAATTTGGATTGCAAAAAGCGTTTTGTGTTGCTTTTGAAATGAGCACAAATAGTAAAAGTACTTCAAGTATTCAAATGGGTAAACGCTTTAGTATTCGTCAAGGAACTGCATGGTATTTTATGCAAAAAGTTCGTAAAGCAATGAAAAGTAGTCAAAAATATCCTCTAGAAACCTTAATTCATGTTGATGAGTTTACTGTTGGAGGAAAAGAAGAAGGAAAACAAGGTAGGAGTTACGATACAAAAAAGAAAAAAGCCGTAATTGCAGTAGAATTAACAGATAACAATAAGGTGAAAAGAGTTTACATTAAATCTATAAACGACTATTCTGCAAAATCATTAACACCAATTTTTGAAGAACACATAAGTAAATCTGCTAAAATAATAACAGATAAATGGAGAGGATATGAACCTTTGAAAGAAGTTTATAACATTGAGCAAATCTATAGTAATAATGGTGCTAACTTTAAACAATTACATGTCATGATTATGCAAGTTAAGTCTTGGCTTAGAGCAATACCAACTCATGTAAGTAAATGGCATATTCAAGCTTATTTTGATGAATTTTGTTTTAGAATTAATAGATCTCAATTTCAGAAAAGTATATTTCATAAAACAATTGAAAGAATGGTAGTTGCCAAACCAGTTTATCAAAATCAAATAAAACAGAAGCTAAACGTATAA
- a CDS encoding aldose epimerase family protein has protein sequence MIKLIDANQFSKGFEKQGIKLFTLKNKNGIVSQITNYGGRVVNLFTPDKEGLFKDVVLGYDTAKEYLEKPDHFFGAIIGRYGNRIADGKFSIDNNEFLLPKNEVENQLHGGNKGFHTIVWQATQISASSLELTHFSKHLDQGFPGNLEVKVLYTLTENNELQIEYSAVSDAKTVINLTNHSYFNLSGNFNKSIENHLFQINATHYLPVNDKMVPVGVLEDVTNSPFDFKKLKKLEHVVDKEHQQIELGSGFDHNFVLDDVNSGFVAKAIDENSGRSLEVYTTEPGVQFYSGNHLNNLEGKNDILYQKRAAFCLETQHFPNSPNQSNFPSTLLLPEEKYFSRTIYKFSVYK, from the coding sequence ATGATAAAATTAATAGATGCTAATCAGTTTTCTAAAGGCTTTGAGAAACAGGGAATTAAATTATTTACCTTAAAAAATAAAAATGGAATTGTTAGTCAGATTACCAACTATGGTGGTAGGGTTGTAAATTTATTTACTCCAGATAAAGAGGGCCTTTTTAAAGATGTTGTTTTAGGCTATGACACGGCAAAAGAGTATTTAGAAAAGCCAGATCATTTTTTTGGAGCTATTATTGGCCGATATGGTAATAGAATTGCAGACGGTAAATTTAGTATAGATAATAATGAGTTTTTGTTACCTAAAAATGAAGTAGAAAATCAATTACATGGTGGTAATAAAGGTTTTCATACAATTGTTTGGCAGGCAACACAAATATCAGCATCTAGTTTAGAGTTAACTCACTTTTCTAAACATTTAGACCAGGGTTTTCCTGGTAACTTAGAAGTAAAAGTATTGTATACGTTAACAGAAAACAATGAATTGCAAATAGAATATTCTGCAGTTTCAGATGCAAAAACCGTTATAAACTTAACAAATCATTCTTATTTTAATTTATCGGGTAATTTTAATAAATCAATAGAGAATCATTTATTTCAAATAAATGCAACTCATTATTTACCGGTAAATGATAAAATGGTTCCTGTAGGAGTTTTAGAGGATGTTACCAATTCTCCTTTCGATTTTAAAAAATTAAAAAAGTTAGAACACGTTGTTGATAAAGAACATCAACAAATAGAATTAGGCAGTGGTTTTGATCATAATTTTGTTTTAGATGATGTGAATTCAGGTTTTGTAGCAAAGGCAATTGATGAAAATTCTGGAAGAAGTTTAGAGGTGTATACGACCGAACCCGGAGTACAATTTTATTCGGGGAATCACCTAAATAATTTAGAAGGCAAAAACGATATTTTATATCAAAAAAGAGCCGCGTTTTGTTTAGAGACGCAACATTTTCCAAATAGTCCTAATCAAAGCAATTTTCCATCAACTTTATTATTACCAGAAGAAAAGTATTTTTCAAGAACTATTTATAAGTTTAGTGTTTATAAGTGA
- a CDS encoding glycoside hydrolase family 43 protein, which yields MPENSIEHINFDELNKKAISQPLVSNIYTADPSAHVFDGKIYIYPSHDIDAGEAFDDLGSHFAMEDYHVISMDSIDSKAVDNGVALHVDDVPWAKQQMWAPDANEKDGTYYLFFPAKAHDDIFRIGVATSKSPTGPFKAEPEAIKGSFSIDPAVFKDDDGSYYMYFGGLWGGQLQRWRSGEFNASQPESPTAFLPEGDEPALLPYIAKMTGDLLEFDEKPKEIEIVDENGDLLVASDNDRRFFEAAWLHKHNGKYYFSYSTGDTHFICYGISDSPYGPFTYGGRILEPVVGWTSHHSVCNIEGKDYLFYHDSSLSKGVTHLRSVKVAEIKYLEDGRIETLEPYLY from the coding sequence ATGCCAGAAAATAGTATAGAACACATCAATTTTGATGAATTAAATAAAAAAGCCATTTCGCAACCATTAGTGTCTAATATTTATACAGCAGATCCATCTGCACATGTCTTTGATGGTAAGATATATATATATCCATCTCATGATATTGATGCTGGAGAAGCTTTTGATGACTTAGGAAGTCATTTTGCTATGGAAGATTACCATGTAATCTCTATGGATAGTATAGATAGTAAGGCGGTAGATAATGGTGTTGCTTTACATGTAGATGATGTTCCTTGGGCAAAACAACAAATGTGGGCACCAGATGCAAATGAAAAAGACGGTACTTACTATTTGTTTTTTCCAGCAAAAGCACATGATGATATTTTTAGAATTGGTGTAGCTACAAGTAAATCGCCTACGGGTCCGTTTAAAGCAGAACCAGAAGCAATTAAAGGTAGTTTTTCTATAGATCCAGCAGTTTTTAAAGATGATGATGGAAGTTATTATATGTACTTTGGTGGTCTTTGGGGTGGACAATTACAACGTTGGAGATCTGGAGAGTTTAATGCAAGCCAACCAGAAAGCCCAACAGCGTTTCTGCCAGAAGGTGATGAGCCAGCATTATTACCATACATTGCAAAAATGACTGGTGATTTATTAGAATTTGATGAAAAGCCAAAAGAAATTGAAATTGTTGATGAAAATGGAGATTTATTAGTAGCAAGTGATAATGATAGACGATTTTTTGAAGCAGCATGGTTACATAAACATAACGGAAAATATTACTTCTCCTACTCTACAGGTGATACTCATTTTATCTGTTATGGAATTAGTGATAGTCCTTATGGACCATTTACGTATGGTGGTAGAATTTTAGAACCAGTTGTTGGTTGGACATCTCATCACTCTGTTTGTAATATAGAAGGAAAAGATTATTTATTTTATCATGACTCTAGTTTATCTAAAGGAGTAACACATTTACGTTCTGTAAAAGTTGCAGAAATTAAATATTTAGAAGACGGACGTATTGAAACTTTAGAGCCATATCTATATTAA